TCGTCGTACCATTCAGCACGAAGCCGATGATGATCAACAAATTGTGGGCGGCGGGTGCTGCAGACGTGATTCAGCACGGAGCTAGCTGGTCCGATGCAGACACCTACCTACGGAAGAACTACATCTATAATCAGGATACCCAGCACTCCTCGCGGAGAAACATCTACCTATGTCCGTATGATCATCCAGAGATCTGGAAGGGCGCTGCGACAATGGTTTCTGAGATGGTTGACCAGCTACCCCCGCGAGATCCCTCCTCAACATGCAACTTTCCAGCTGATGCGATTGTATGCAGCGTTGGTGGCGGGGGGCTGTTCAATGGAATTGTTGAAGGAGTCGACAGTTATCTGCAGTCACAGGCGATGAATGGAAAGGGAAACGCTCGACGAAATGTCAAGATCCTGGCCGCAGAGACCCACGGTGCGGATTCGCTGGCTCTTTCGCTACAACACGGGAGCCTTCAATCGCTTCCCGGTATCACCTCGCTCGCGACCTCCCTCGGCGCTGTTTGTGTCGCTGAAAAAACCTTCCAATACGCAAGCTCACCTCCCGCTGGCATTGATGTAGCAAGTGTTGTGGGTTCTGACGCCGAGGCCGCTCGGGGTGTTCTTCGTTTGGCTGATGATCTCCGGCTACAAGTTGAGCTGGCATGTGGAATATCTGTAGAGGTTGCTGTGGGAGGACGTTTAAGAAACCTCATACCGGATCTTACTCCGAACAGCCGGGTGGTCATTGTGGTTTGCGGAGGAAGCAATATCACGGCTGAGATGATAGCAGAGTATCGTCACCAACTCGAGAGTGGTTGGAATTAGACCGGTCCCCTACCCAGTGGAGGAGTGCTACCTGCCTGCCGACACTGCTAAGCTCAAGAAATTCTGATCCGCAACCTGCAGCCATCGTTATCTATGATGCCTTCGAGTGGGGACCTCAGACAACGGGCGGTATGACCCGAGACGTACCGAGTCTGAGTACGCTGTACATAAGTTATACTTAAAATAGGTAGACATCTTCTGGCGCTCCTGTTCGAGAACTAGACCTAGGGAGGTATTCATTGGGAGTCTTGAACCTTGAAGTTTGTGATGTAGGTTTTTCCTTGGACGCCTCCGCGCCGATGTCAAAAGTCTACGTTCGATGCTGGTGCTGTTTGATACTCAACTGTTATCAGGAGACTTTGCTTTAAATTTAATACAGTCGAAAAACCGCCAGAGATTATGCAGAAGCACAATGGCAAACTATTTGAAGGCCGAACCTTGCTCCTTGGCTTCTGGGGTGATCCGCCGGGTCGAGAGCCATGCCATCCTGCCAGAGCTCAGGTCCC
The DNA window shown above is from Aspergillus fumigatus Af293 chromosome 1, whole genome shotgun sequence and carries:
- a CDS encoding putative L-serine dehydratase, with the translated sequence MGLLRILWCHPKGARCGRTKRSSRKTTYIRTTQLLDSKSRHRQSTAIDLLKSSFFSLFAYIIVSFQLVNGPYDNAAAVDRNASDRVCSTIQGSWMVRASYFLSIQTLIECSRIFLKLELLQPSGSFKSRGIGNLIRSALLDPQNKDEQLHFYSSSGGNAGLAAVIAARDLGYPCTVVVPFSTKPMMINKLWAAGAADVIQHGASWSDADTYLRKNYIYNQDTQHSSRRNIYLCPYDHPEIWKGAATMVSEMVDQLPPRDPSSTCNFPADAIVCSVGGGGLFNGIVEGVDSYLQSQAMNGKGNARRNVKILAAETHGADSLALSLQHGSLQSLPGITSLATSLGAVCVAEKTFQYASSPPAGIDVASVVGSDAEAARGVLRLADDLRLQVELACGISVEVAVGGRLRNLIPDLTPNSRVVIVVCGGSNITAEMIAEYRHQLESGWN